One genomic region from Salvia hispanica cultivar TCC Black 2014 chromosome 2, UniMelb_Shisp_WGS_1.0, whole genome shotgun sequence encodes:
- the LOC125205665 gene encoding putative late blight resistance protein homolog R1A-10, whose product MDEKELEVKLHKCLWGRRYLIILDDMWSIDVWDRLKFSFPDCSEGSRIVVTTRMSNLAAYLTDSYGVFKMGFLDEASSWTLFSKTVFGEQSFPTQLESIGKKIVEKCNGLPLAIAVIGGLMAKSEPTLEYWEHIKENLSSIVNSENDDYCLRILKLSYNHLPAYLKPCFLYMGVFEEDRVLSASTIVKLWESEGFLKPLDNKSLTTIAKEYLQELVDRNLILVHELGLLGNVKSCKIHDLLRDLSMKEAQKQRFFYVLREDNPQGVIRQHRIVIPRSNSVKKIRNAFESMSHARSYVLRSDDSIPGSKSRFLRTLYTREELYAVRNTPESVLHCVNSRYLAFSVSRRCKCVKTSIKLLWNLHTLIISFMGDSTKQIDIWKMLKLRHVKFIHPNIHLRAPPSTDDDIIIMKNLEALKGVRNLNLSEDVVQRIPNIKKLYISYDMKVIEGVNYLSCLQCLIKLESFDVGLLHIHQ is encoded by the exons ATGGATGAGAAAGAATTGGAAGTAAAATTACACAAGTGTTTATGGGGTAGGAGGTATCTCATTATATTGGATGATATGTGGAGCATAGATGTGTGGGATAGGTTGAAATTTTCGTTTCCTGATTGCAGTGAGGGTAGTCGAATAGTGGTAACAACTAGGATGTCCAACTTGGCTGCCTACTTAACTGATTCCTATGGAGTTTTTAAGATGGGATTTCTAGATGAGGCTAGTAGTTGGACTTTGTTCTCCAAAACTGTATTTGGGGAACAAAGTTTTCCTACTCAACTCGAGAGCATTGGAAAGAAAATTGTGGAAAAGTGTAATGGACTTCCTTTGGCGATTGCTGTGATAGGGGGTCTAATGGCTAAATCCGAACCTACACTAGAATATTGGGAGCACATAAAGGAAAACTTAAGCTCAATAGTGAATTCGGAGAATGATGATTATTGCTTGAGAATATTGAAACTAAGTTATAATCATTTGCCTGCCTATCTAAAGCCTTGTTTTCTTTACATGGGAGTGTTTGAGGAAGACCGTGTGCTTAGTGCTTCAACAATTGTCAAGCTATGGGAGTCTGAAGGGTTTCTTAAACCATTAGACAAC AAAAGCTTGACAACAATTGCCAAGGAGTACTTGCAGGAGCTAGTTGATAGGAATCTCATTTTAGTTCATGAGTTGGGGTTACTTGGGAATGTAAAATCCtgcaaaattcatgatttactAAGAGATTTATCAATGAAAGAAGCTCAAAAACAGaggtttttttatgttttaagaGAAGACAATCCCCAAGGAGTAATTAGGCAACACCGGATTGTTATTCCAAGAAGTAATTCTGTGAAAAAAATCCGCAATGCCTTTGAATCCATGTCACATGCCCGTTCTTATGTCCTACGGAGTGACGATAGCATTCCAGGATCAAAATCTAGATTTCTGAGGACACTATATACACGCGAAGAACTCTATGCAGTAAGAAATACCCCAGAATCTGTGCTTCATTGTGTGAACTCACGATACCTTGCTTTTTCAGTTTCTAGACGTTGTAAGTGTGTGAAAACTTCAATCAAATTGCTTTGGAATCTACACACactaataatttcttttatggGTGATTCTACTAAGCAAATTGATATCTGGAAAATGCTTAAACTCAGGCATGTCAAGTTTATACATCCGAATATCCACCTCCGAGCTCCCCCGAGCACTGACGATGATATTATTATCATGAAGAATCTAGAGGCGCTCAAAGGAGTGAGGAATCTCAATTTGAGTGAAGATGTTGTTCAAAGAATTCCCAATATcaagaaattatatataagttATGATATGAAAGTAATTGAGGGAGTGAACTATCTCAGCTGTCTTCAGTGTCTTATTAAACTTGAATCCTTTGATGTCGGTCTACTCCACATCCACCAATAA